The Pleuronectes platessa chromosome 11, fPlePla1.1, whole genome shotgun sequence genome includes a window with the following:
- the LOC128450909 gene encoding oocyte zinc finger protein XlCOF19 isoform X2 → MVNKDEVPPDQQQWSPLVDQEDPEPPNIKKEQEEPLTTQDGQQLQGLEEADVKFTLDPVAVKSEEDEEKLKSSKLHPSERKENRADCGGPEPARNSGPDVLLQPGPEDKAEDSSETEVSEDDWMEPLSDMECNKTFCCSGCGKRFNRKGDLNRHERSHTREKTFSCSECSRRFNLRSNLNTHMRSHAGEKPFSCSECGKRLRHRGHLNAHMRTHTGEKPFSCSECGKRFRHRGHLNAHMRTHTGEKPFSCSECSRRFNIRGNLNTHMRSHTGEKPFSCSECGKRFSHSCHLNRHKRSHTGEKPFS, encoded by the coding sequence ATGGTGAATAAAGACGAGGTTCCCCCTgaccagcagcagtggagcccccttgtggaccaggaggacccagagccccccaACATTAaaaaggaacaggaggaaccgtTGACCActcaggatggacagcagcttcaaggactggaggaggctgatgtCAAGTTCACATTGGATCCCgtcgctgtgaagagtgaagaagatgaagagaaacttaaatcttcaaagcttcatccgagtgagaggaaggagaacagagcggactgtggaggaccagaaccagccaggaactcaggtcctgatgtACTTTTACAACCAGGTCCTGAGGACAAGgctgaagactcttctgagactgaagtcaGTGAGGATGATTGGATGGAGCCTCTAAGTGATATGGAATGTAACAAAACGTTTTGTTGCTCTGGGTGTGGTAAACGATTTAACAGAAAGGGTGATCTAAATAGACATGAGAGGAGTCATACAAGAGAGAAAACGTTCAGTTGCTCTGAGTGCAGTAGAAGATTTAACCTAAGGagcaatctaaatacacatatgaggagtcatgcaggagagaaaccgtttagttgctctgagtgtggtaaaagattacGCCATAGGGGCCATTTAAATGCACATATGAGgactcatacaggagagaaaccctttagttgctctgagtgtggtaaaagatttcgCCATAGGGGCCATTTAAATGCACATATGAGgactcatacaggagagaaaccgtttagttgctctgagtgcaGTAGGAGATTTAACATAAGGGGCaatttaaatacacatatgaggagtcacacaggagagaaaccgtttagttgctctgagtgtggtaaaagatttagccaTAGTTGCCATCTAAATAGACATAaaaggagtcatacaggagagaaaccgtttagttga
- the LOC128450906 gene encoding oocyte zinc finger protein XlCOF6.1: MLTERLAGLEETLLESEERVERTERSQREVCRQRRLLDAAMQPVVRLHRAVCPADVHQLMVNKDEVPPEQQQWSPLVDQEDPEPPNIKKEQEEPWTTQDGQQLQGLEEADVKFTLDPVAVKSEEDEEEPKSSKLHPSERKENRADCGGPEPARNSGPDVLLQPGPEDKAEDSSETEVSEDDWMEPVSDMECKTEKKTFCCSECDKRFNHRCSLNLHMRIHTGEKPFSCSECGKRFNQRGDLNRHERSHTGEKPFSCSECGERFNQSSNLNRHERSHTGEKPFSCSECDKRFSHRCNLNTHMRIHTGEKPFSCSECGERFNLRGNLNIHMRSHTGEKRFSCSECDQRFSHRGHLNTHMRSHTGEKPFSCSECGKRFSLMGNLNIHMRSHTGEKQFSCSECGKIFSHRSNLNRHMRIHTVDKPFS, encoded by the exons ATGCTCACCGAGCGGCTCGCGGGGCTGGAGGAAACCTTGTTAGAGTCCGAGGAGCGAGTGGAGCGGACAGAGCGGTCCCAGCGGGAGGTCtgccgccagaggaggctgctcgatgccgcgatgcagcccgtagtccggctgcacagagcag tgtgtcctgcagacgtccatcaactgatggtgaataaagacgaggttccccctgagcagcagcagtggagcccccttgtggaccaggaggacccagagccccccaACATTAaaaaggaacaggaggaaccgtggaccactcaggatggacagcagcttcaaggactggaggaggctgatgtCAAGTTCACATTGGATCCCgtcgctgtgaagagtgaagaagatgaagaggaacctAAATCTTCAAAGCTTCATCCgagtgagaggaaggagaacagagcggactgtggaggaccagaaccagccaggaactcaggtcctgatgtACTTTTACAACCAGGTCCTGAGGACAAGgctgaagactcttctgagactgaagtcaGTGAGGATGATTGGATGGAGCCTGTAAGTGATATGGAatgtaagacagaaaaaaaaacgttttgttgctctgagtgtgataaaagatttaaccatAGGTGCAGTCTAAAtctacatatgaggattcatacaggagagaaaccgttcagttgctctgagtgtggtaaacgaTTTAACCAAAGGGGTGATCTAAATAGACATgagaggagtcatacaggagagaaaccgtttagttgctctgagtgtggtgaaagatttaaccaaagtagCAATCTAAATAGACACgagaggagtcatacaggagagaaaccgtttagttgctctgagtgtgataaaCGATTTAGCCATAGGtgcaatctaaatacacatatgaggattcatacaggagagaaaccgtttagttgctctgagtgtggtgaaAGATTTAACCTAAGGGGCAATCTCAatatacatatgaggagtcatacaggagagaaacggtttagttgctctgagtgtgatcAAAGATTTAGCCATCGGGgccatctaaatacacatatgaggagtcatacaggagagaaaccgtttagttgctctgagtgtggtaaaagatttagcctTATGGGtaatctaaatatacatatgaggagtcatacaggagagaaacagttcAGTTGCTCCGAGTGTGGTAAAATATTTAGCC